A DNA window from Mus pahari chromosome 13, PAHARI_EIJ_v1.1, whole genome shotgun sequence contains the following coding sequences:
- the Igfbp3 gene encoding insulin-like growth factor-binding protein 3 produces the protein MHPAHPALWAAALTALTLLRGPPVARAGAGAVGAGPVVRCEPCDARALAQCAPPPTAPACTELVREPGCGCCLTCALREGDACGVYTERCGTGLRCQPRPAEQYPLRALLNGRGFCANASAAGSLSTYLPSQPAPGNASESEEEHNAGSVESQVVPSTHRVTDSKFHPLHAKMDVIKKGHARDSQRYKVDYESQSTDTQNFSSESKRETEYGPCRREMEDTLNHLKSLNVLSPRGVHIPNCDKKGFYKKKQCRPSKGRKRGFCWCVDKYGQPLPGYDTKGKDDVHCLSVQSQ, from the exons ATGCATCCCGCGCACCCCGCGCTCTGGGCGGCTGCGCTCACTGCCCTCACTCTGCTCCGCGGACCGCCGGTGGCGCGGGCTGGCGCGGGCGCGGTGGGCGCGGGCCCCGTGGTGCGCTGCGAACCGTGCGACGCGCGTGCGCTGGCCCAGTGCGCGCCTCCGCCCACCGCGCCCGCGTGCACGGAGCTGGTGCGAGAGCCCGGCTGCGGCTGCTGCCTGACTTGCGCGCTGCGCGAAGGCGACGCGTGCGGCGTCTACACGGAGCGCTGTGGCACCGGCCTCCGCTGCCAGCCGCGGCCCGCGGAGCAGTACCCGCTGAGAGCGCTGCTGAATGGCCGCGGGTTCTGCGCCAACGCCAGCGCTGCAGGCAGCCTGAGCACCTACCTCCCCTCCCAACCTGCTCCAG GAAACGCCAGTGAGTCCGAGGAGGAGCACAATGCTGGGAGTGTGGAAAGCCAGGTTGTCCCCAGCACACACCGAGTGACCGATTCCAAGTTCCATCCACTCCATGCCAAGATGGATGTCATCAAAAAGGGCCACGCCagggacagccagcgctacaaaGTGGACTACGAGTCTCAGAGCACAGACACCCAGAACTTCTCCTCTGAGTCTAAGCGGGAGACAGAATAC GGTCCCTGCCGCAGAGAAATGGAGGACACACTGAATCATCTGAAGTCCCTCAATGTGCTGAGTCCCAGAGGCGTCCACATCCCAAACTGTGACAAGAAGGGGTTCTATAAGAAGAAGCAG tgcCGCCCTTCCAAAGGCAGAAAGCGGGGCTTCTGCTGGTGTGTGGACAAGTATGGGCAGCCCTTGCCAGGCTACGACACCAAGGGGAAAGACGACGTACATTGCCTCAGTGTGCAGAGCCAGTAG
- the Igfbp1 gene encoding insulin-like growth factor-binding protein 1, with the protein MPEFLTVVSWPFLILLSFQIGVAAGVPQPWHCAPCTAERLGLCPPVPASCPEISRPAGCGCCPTCALPMGAACGVATARCAQGLSCRALPGEPRPLHALTRGQGACVPEPAAPATSTLSGSQHEEAKAAVASQDELSESPEMTEEQLLNSFHLMAPSREDQPILWNAISTYSSMRAREIANLKKWKEPCQRELYKVLERLAAAQQKAGDEIYKFYLPNCNKNGFYHSKQCETSLDGEAGLCWCVYPWSGKKIPGSLETRGDPNCHQYFNVQN; encoded by the exons ATGCCCGAGTTCCTAACTGTTGTTTCTTGGCCGTTCCTGATTCTCCTGTCCTTCCAGATTGGCGTGGCCGCTGGAGTCCCCCAGCCATGGCACTGTGCTCCCTGCACTGCCGAGAGGCTGGGGCTCTGCCCACCCGTGCCCGCTTCCTGCCCCGAGATTTCTCGGCCTGCAGGCTGTGGCTGCTGCCCGACATGTGCTTTGCCGATGGGTGCTGCCTGCGGTGTGGCCACTGCTCGCTGTGCCCAGGGACTCAGCTGCCGTGCATTGCCAGGAGAGCCTCGTCCCCTGCATGCCCTCACCCGTGGTCAGGGAGCCTGTGTACCGGAACCTGCCGCACCGGCCACGAGCACCTTGTCCGGCTCCCAGCATGAAG AGGCAAAGGCTGCTGTGGCCTCCCAGGACGAGCTTTCTGAGAGCCCAGAGATGACAGAGGAGCAGCTGCTCAATAGTTTCCACCTGATGGCCCCATCCCGTGAGGATCAGCCCATCCTGTGGAACGCCATCAGCACCTACAGCAGCATGCGGGCCCGGGAGATTGCCAACCTCAAAAAGTGGAAG gAGCCCTGCCAACGGGAACTCTATAAAGTGCTAGAGAGATTAGCTGCAGCTCAACAGAAAGCAGGAGATGAAATCTACAAATTTTATCTGCCGAACTGCAACAAGAAtggattttatcacagcaaacag TGTGAGACATCCCTGGATGGAGAAGCCGGGCTCTGCTGGTGCGTCTACCCATGGAGTGGAAAGAAAATCCCTGGGTCTCTGGAGACCAGAGGGGACCCCAACTGCCACCAGTATTTTAATGTACAAAACTGA